The segment CGTTGAGCGGAGACAAGCCAGGTTTCGTCAAGCCAACGGACAGCGGTTGGCGATAGCTGCGGCGTCCGGATGCATTCCCAAGAAGACATCAGCTGTCCGCTTCCAGCCAATAGAGGATAAACGCAGACCGTGCGGACGTGTTTCTGCGACACTTCACAGGCCGCTCCGAGGCAAGAACGAAAGACATTTATCAGCTTAGGGTAACGTCCGTGAGGTGTTCCCCTGGGCGGGGCCCCTTGATCGGTTGCGAGCGCCTCTCGGGAGAGATGGCTGCGCCTCCCGTTCGATGGAAGGAGTCCAACCTGGCGGGGGCGCCAATGGTTCGTAGAGGCGTTTTCTGTATGGGATATTCCCCAGATCAACTTTTGATGCTGGACGATTGGAGCGACCTCTCGCGCATCCGGCCCTTGCCGGAGATCGATTGGCCTGCGCTCGACAGTTACCGCAAGGCTCGGCTGCGCCAGGAGCTGACCAAGGCGGGCGCGGCCTTGATGATCCTGGTGAGCCCCGTGTCGATCCGCTACGCGGTGAACTATGCCGGTTACCAGCTCTTTCAGGCGCACATCCCGACCTTTTATCTCTTTCTGCCGGCTGACGGGCCTGTGGTGCTATTCAACACCTACGGCAAGGAATCGACGGCGGACGAGGTCCGGCAAGGCCGGCCCAATTCATTCTTCGATGGCGGCTTCGATCTCGCTGAGCATGCGCGGCTTTTGGCAGACGACGTGGTCAACTTTCTGAGCGAGATCGGGACAGACAACCGGCGGGTCGCCGTGGAATACGTCAACCCAAGCCTCACCCAGGCCCTGCTGCAACGGGGACTGGAGGTGATCGACGGTGTCGCGCTGTCCGAGGCGGCTCGCTTCATCAAGGGGCCAGAGGAGATCGCTTGCATGCGCTGGGCGATCGCCGTGGCCGAACATGGTATCGCGAAGGTCAAGGAGATGCTCACTCCGGGCGTAAGCGAGTTGCAGCTCTGGGGCCTTTTGAACTACGCCAACCTGGCAAACAACGGCGGGTGGCATGACGGCCGCATGCTGGCGTCCGGGCCGCGGATCAATCCTTGGCTCCAAGAGGCCTCGCCCCGGCGGATCGAGCGCGGCGACCTGGTCGGCTTTGATACCGATATGATCGGGCCCTGGGGCTACTTCGCCGACATCTCCCGCACCCTCTTCTGTTCTCCAGGAAAACCCACCAAGCGTCAGAAAGAGGTCTACCGTCTCGCCGTGGAAGAGGTGGAATACAACCTGGGACTCATCAGACCGGGCTTGACCTTCGGCGAGATCCAGGCACAAGCCTTCGACGTGCCGGAGGAGTTCCGGGCGCAC is part of the Limibacillus sp. genome and harbors:
- a CDS encoding Xaa-Pro peptidase family protein, which encodes MGYSPDQLLMLDDWSDLSRIRPLPEIDWPALDSYRKARLRQELTKAGAALMILVSPVSIRYAVNYAGYQLFQAHIPTFYLFLPADGPVVLFNTYGKESTADEVRQGRPNSFFDGGFDLAEHARLLADDVVNFLSEIGTDNRRVAVEYVNPSLTQALLQRGLEVIDGVALSEAARFIKGPEEIACMRWAIAVAEHGIAKVKEMLTPGVSELQLWGLLNYANLANNGGWHDGRMLASGPRINPWLQEASPRRIERGDLVGFDTDMIGPWGYFADISRTLFCSPGKPTKRQKEVYRLAVEEVEYNLGLIRPGLTFGEIQAQAFDVPEEFRAHAYPCILHGVGLCDEYPYLRPGFRGAPVYDGVIEEGTTLCVESFMGSDTGEPVGVKIEQQVLVTSEGVERLSSYPYEEILLD